The genomic window GACATCCCCGGTCAGAGTGGTGCCTCTGTCACAATTGATGAGCCTATATTGAtgcatcattatcacccaaagtccatgtTTACATTAAACTTCACTCTTGCTGTTATATATTCAATGAGTTTGAATAAATGTATAGTGAAATATATCAATATGTTATTAGATTTTTACTCATTGCTTAAAAAATCTGCTgtcctttgccttttcatcctctaGTTCTTGAAATATGAAAGAGTTATGAGAACTGATTTAGTGTCCTCGTCTGCAAATTCTAATATTTGTGTGGGTCCTGGGTCCATTTCAATGGactgatatttttcctgtttattttcacGCCTGGTCATTTTTTATTGGATACCAGACATTGGGGATTTTACCTGATTGGGTGTTGGATGTTTTTTGCATTCCCATTAATATTCATAGGCTTTGTTCTAGGTACCTTCTGGGTACTCCACACAATGACCCTGAATCATGAGGATTTCCAGTCTGGCTGCTGGGGAACAGGTACTGTTCCTGACAACAAGTGAGTTCTGAGGATTGCTCCCTCTCACCCATTCAGATGAGCCTTGCCTGCCTTGGAATGTTTCTCACACGCATGTACTGCTGAGTACTCCAGGAGAATTTTCTACAAAcctccaggcttttctctctcatCTCCCAAGGACTACATTGTGAATTCTAGCCACCTTGGCTTCCCTGAACACCCAGTTTCATCTTCCCAGCTTGGGGACCCCACAGGGCACTCCCTGGGTTCCCCTCCTGGAGCCTCAGCCTGAGGACTGTCTTGAGGCAGTAAAGCTGGGTAACCATGGGACTCACATCCCGCGTTTCACGTCCCTCGGGGAACACTGCCCTTTGTTGCCTCATGTCCAGAATCTTGAGAGCTGTTGTTTCATTGATCTTATCTTGCTTGTGAttttaggttttggtttttttctccCTGCTCAGGCAGGACAGGAAGGTAAACACAGTCCCTTTTACTCTATCTTGGAAGGATAAAAGCAGAGTTCTACACCATTTATTTGTATGAAATGTGGTCATTGTATAAGATAAAATGTCACACAACCCTGAAAGGAATGCCTTGACCAGTCACAAGAGACTACATATtgcatgattctatttatatgacgCATCCtgaaataggcaaatctatacagtcggaaagtagattagtggttgccaagagCTGGGGAAGTGGGAGGCTGATGGCTAAagggtatggggtttcttttttgGGTGATGAAAGTGCTCTAAAATCGACTGTGGTAATGATTGTATAACACTTTGCGCATACTGAAAACAATTAAGTTGTACACTTTGAGTGGAGGAAttgtatggtatatgaattatatctcaaagctctcacaagaaggaaggaaatacacTTGAGCTACAAGGGCTTAGTAAAGGTCAATTTTAAAAGCATGCGTGGGTGGGGGGTTAGAGGGGAAATCTGGGGGCAGAAGGATCCTCTGTGCATGGACTCTATttataatgacatttaaaaacatgCAAAACAATTGCCTAGGCGATGttcagggtcgcacagagtcggacatgactgaagtgacttagcagcagcagcagcagcatggtacaGAGAAACGGTCCACACACCAAAACCAGCTGCTGGTTCCCTCTGGAAGAATGCAGAGGAAATGAGGAAGTCACCAGGGGCGACgtgtttcccttttctttaagaGCTCTCTTAAGAAGAAGGCTTGTCAGATAAATCAGCCCCATTTCCACTGATTGTGCCCCTCCATCCCTGGGCAGGCCCAGCACCCCACTGGGAACACCAGCCCCACAGAGCCCGATTTCCCATCGCTGAGGCAGAAAGACCACCAGAGTTTTAAAAACAACTCTTGAGCTTGTTTTTTTGGCTTCCCTTGGGAAAACTCAACTAGCCCATCACTCTTGCCCCTTCTGTGTCTTCCTAAACCTTCCCAAAGCTGCAGAAAAACCTACCGAGCTGGTACAGGTAAACGGCAGCAGAACCTCGGGGGCCCAGTGGGGCCGCTGCTGCTCTGCGTCCAGGGTCCTCAGCCCTCTTTCTGCAGTCCATCAAGCCGCCAAACCCTGGCCATGAGTTCTTGCATTAGCTCAGCTACTGCCTCCAGTGAGAAATGCCAGCATCATGATAAGCCCCACCTGGGGACCTCACACCCGCTGCTACCACACCAGGAGGGGCTTAAACCACTTCATCAAACCCATCCTCTCACTCCAGCCAGTGCCCCTGCTTGAGCCCTCACTTTCTATTCAGCCTCATGCACGAACCAGCCCTGCTGGTCCCCCAGTGCAGAGAGACAGACCACTGTGGGCCAGGGCTGGGTGCAGGGCTGTGCTCAGGGGACCCCACCCAGCCTCAGGCCGGGACTCCCAGGGCGCTGCCCGGCGCCCAGGCCTTTGCCCTGCTAGTTCCTCTGCCTTGGATGGCTTCCCCGAACCCCGCCTGTCGCCTACTcattctttttaactttaaaaaaactgtGAATTTACCTCTGTAAAGAAAAGCACAAATGTACAGTGTAAAAAAGTCATGCTAAAGGGACACCTCGGTAACCAGCAGTCAGGTCAAGAAACAGAACACTTacctgttttcttaaaaaaaaagaaaaaacttaaaaattctgaaacattTTGAGCGTGAAGTACAGAGAATAAAATAAGCATCTGCAGACCCTCCACTTAGCTCTGTGAACCTCTATTGGGTTTTTTGTACGTGCTTCAGATGATTTTAGTGAGGTAAAGCCTTACAGACGGAAAAGCCCAGCTTTTAGGTAGCCTCTGGAGTCTAGGCCTCCCCCACCTATTTCAGAGGAGCCAGCACCCTCGAAAAAAGAAGCTTGTTTTCCTGAGGTCATACAGTTCTGCACTTTCCTGTTTCATCCCCCCACACATAtccttccacattttcccttAATGGGAGCTTGAGGCTCTGTCAGCATTGAAGCTGGCAGCTCTGTCCACTGCGAAAGAGGATGAGCCATACCCACTGCATGAACTCACTTCCATTTCTCCATTTAGTCTTCTGTGTAGacattcagttgtttccaactttgCACTTTACAATGTGCCCAGGAAAAATCTTGCCTGTGTGGCCATCAATATTACAACCAAGACTTTCTCTAGCTACAAGATCTTCAGCAGTCCCCAAGGGTGTCAAGTTGCCTTCTGGAGGAATGAAGCCAATTTCCTTCCCACTCCTTGCTAATAGGGACCCACAGCTTCGTATCTCTGCAATACTTTGTATTAGCAGCCTTTAAAAGTGTTGCTGGTCCAACAACCGGACCGACCCTTTCTTTGGACCTCAAGATTAAACGTCTCCttttccaggaggtcttcccagtTCCTGCTGCCCTCACAAGAAGAGCCGGCACCTCCTCTGTACACCCACAGCCTCAGCGGGCACACTGACCCCCACCTTCCCTAGTATCATAATTGCTTACAGACCTGCCTTCCCCAGGAAACCACGAACCTGTTCCTCATTTGCACAGATTGCCACCATCCTGCAGAATCCCTGACATACAGTCAGCGCTTACTAAATGCTCAGAGTGAACTGATAGGTCTAGCCTTCATTTCAGAGTCCTGACCACAAATGTACTAAAGAAGCATCCGGTGCAGGGTCTGACCTTAGTGGCTGTTCAAGAAACATCAACCAAACCTGTGTATGTCTGCATCTCGGATGCTATTTGGGGGCCCCCAGGAGACTCTCCAGCTCTGCCTTGGAAACATGCTGGGGAAGGTCATGAGGGTCAAGGGAAAGGTTTTCGTGTGGCCCTGAGATCAAACAAGAGGAGGCGGAGAAGGGTTGCCCTCCAGGCATCAGCCGCTCTTCCGGCTGCTGTGGCAACTTTCAATGGATTTTTGTGACAGTGGGAATTACTACCTTTCATGCCATTTGGTTTTAGTTTGTGCCAAGAACTGGGGGTATTTGacattctaattttctttttcataatttaaaaccgCATGAAACCTACCTGCCACTCATGTCAATTTTAGACTCATTTTCCTACTGTAGAGCTGGCTGATGGCCCAAAGTCCAAGgcgagggaggaggggaagggcccTGTTGGAACCCACTCCTGACTCAAAATCCAGGGCTCTTCACTCCACTCCCATCCAGGAAAATTGTGTCCCTTTTCTATAAGATTCCTGAATACTAGCCTGGGCCCAGCCATGCCTTGTACTTATAGCACTATTGTGAGGCAGACATGCTTGGAAACATgaagatgttcatggagttaagAACAATATTCTTAGATTTCCTAAGTACTCACTGggtgctgggctgcatgaagagTTTTCCAAGCTTTGGCCTCCTAACCACCCTATAAAACAGGTATGATTATGCACAATGacaggagaggaaactgaggctcagagaggccaagtaaggatggatggatgcttggatggatggatggagcgGAGGATGGGGCAGGCAGGCATAGAACCAGATCTGACTCCAAGTGTGCGTTTCACGGTTTGTCATCAGCGCCTCCACTTCCTGTCCCATGCTAGGCTGAGTCTGAGTATGGGTCCAGTATAAACAGGGGCATTTGCTATCCAGCTATTACAAACTTGAGCCAGGGTTTAAAGgcaatctttttctttcctttaaaaaaagcatACCTTGTTTCCAGAGTACTCAAGAACAATTAAGCTAACTAGACCCATTTTTAATGGAATGCAAGCATTTTGTGAAGTGAGTTATTTTTTAACTTGTCATTGACACAAAATGCATCTAATTCGCTTAATTTTTTCTCAGCTCATGATTTAAACCCAGGAAATGGCTCAGAGAGGTTTTGCCGGTACTATTGATGGTGAGTTTCTAATGGGCTGTGGCTGGCTACAGGTGTCTTGCTCTTGAGCCAGGTCCCAACCCTAAGCTGGGGCAGTGGGCCAATGCCACTTGCCAGCTGGAGGACATTGATTTCTGAGTTCCTGGGGTTTggttacctgctgctgctaatgcCACAAAGCAGGACTGGCAGCCAACCCTGTTTTTACTTACTCCTTAGTGTGTCCCCGGAGCAGGGGCAAGGGAACTCATATCAGTCGTTCACACCTTAGTAAGGAATAAATTGGGGGAAATGGGGTTCTAATTGGGTGATGGATGGTAGGGAatgggtttgaggtttggggcaGTCCCGAGACCCTCTTAATGCCAGGGGAACTGTCTAGATGTGTAATCTCCAcatctctgactctctgcaaaATGGTCCTCAGGCACCTTGTTGCTGGAATATTTCCCAAGAGAGTAACGACAGTAGGTGGGTTGTAGCACTGAATATGGGTCTAGCACAAAACGAGTCGTCCCTGGGCCTGAGAGCCTGCCTCCCACCAGAGGGCGCTATAGCCACCCCAGCCGCTGCAGGCTCCCTCCCCTGTGCCTGTTTGACCCGCCAATCTTCTGCCTATGGTGGGCGCTCCCACAGGGGTACCAGGGTCCAGCAGTGGAGCATTCCTCACACAGGGGCTGGATGATACTGGTTGGTGACTTTGCCTTCCAGAGTGTGGCCTGCTCACAGCAGCATCTCCCTGCTCCAACAGGATGACTGGgcaaaatgcagatttctgaatCTCAACCAAGTGACTCTCAGTCCTGGTGCCCATTGGATTGTGGGGCGATTTAGCAATACTGATGTGGGGTCCCCTCCAGAGATCACCTAGAACTAGACCCAGAGCGGCCTGGGCATCATGTTCCAGCGCACAGTCAGGGCTGAGACCTGTTGGTTAGAATCTGGCATAAAGGATGTATCTTATCATGATGCATCGCATGCTGACTGTGAGAGCCACTGCCATGAAGGGGTTGTGGTTTGCGCAGCCCATTCATCCATCCTTCACTTTTGGGTGCCCTCATAAGCAGGCACATGGAACCACAGAGCGGAATCACTCTGAAGTTATGGTTCTCTAACTTGCTTCTCTCGATCCCTTTGCCCTGCACCACTTTCCACATCAGGGAAGTATTTAACCATCACCCCACCCCCCTAGCTGTTGAGAGTCCTGCTTGCTTCTGGTTTTCCCCAATTAGTCCATGAGGTGGTGGGCATCCTGGTCCATTTCCTAGGGCCTCTATGTGAGTCTCCTTTGGGTAACTGCTTGGGGAGAGGGACTGCTGACTCATGGGGTGGGTGCATTTTAGGTTTTAACTGAAACTGCCAAGGTGTCCTCCTGCAGTCTGGTCAGAAGGCCCAGGGGTTCCAATGTGCAACTGACAGGCTGCTGTCCTAAGCAGCTTTCATCCCCATGAGGGGATGGGGTCACAGAGGCTGCTATTTACTAAGCATCTACTGTGTCTGGAGCCCATGGGATGCACTTACAGAAATCATCCTAGTCCACAAGCAGCATCATAGTTACAGGCATAACTTAGCAATATTACAAGTTTGGTTCCAGGACACCAAAATAAAGCATGAGTCACACAGAGTTTTTggcttcccagtgcatataaaagttgtgtttatactgtagtctattaagtatgcAATAGCATTCAGTCTGAAAAAAgtgtacagggacttccctggtggtccagtggttaagatgccacacTTCTAATACAGGgtgcatgggttcgatcccttgttgtggaagtaagatcccacatactgtgcttcaaggccaaaaagtaaaatagtaacaaaataattttaaaattaaaaaatgtccaTACCTCACTTATATAGTACTTTACTGCTAAAAAATGCTAGCATCTTGAGCCTTCAGCAactcataatctttttgctggtggagggtcttcCCTTAATGTTGATGGTTGCTGATGGATCAAGGTGTTGGCGGCTTGAAGACTGAGGAAGCTGTGGCaatgtttttttaaagctgatCCCTTTTATTTAGAAACCCCGCACCTCTTTGCTTTGATCAAGTCACACAGCTTttcttcaactttaaaaaaaaaaattctacctaAAATagagttgtattttttaaataacaaatatacTGCCAGTTTGTAGAGCTGGGGAACTGGGTGCTGTGTATCAACTTCCATTATCATTTCTccccaaatgctgctgctgccgccattGGTGTTCATAAGCTTCCTCTTGCCGAAGCCGGCCGTTCCTCACTTTCAGCATTTATGTATTACCCACTCCATTGCTTCTTGGCCTTTGTTAGCATTTGATGATATCATACTTGCCATCAGCCCTTCAAGGTAATGGCTCAGACTGACTCCTTCACAGTAATTATGGCTTCGTGAGTCAAAATAGTTTTTCTGAGTCTTGAGGATGTGGTATGTAAGTCTCCCATCTATTGAAACCATATTTGTAAGTGAAATATTTGTAGATTTAAATTCCATTGTTTTCTCTACAGGATCCACTACAGAATATTCTTGCACAGATGTTTTGGTTCTTGCTGCACCAATAATAGATTTCACAATGGAAGGCAGTCCCCACTCTGTGCCGAGAAGTCTATGGCTGTGCAACTTTCCAGAGGGATCTATGTGTCTGTCCAGTACATCAACTCCAACCACACTCAGGTTCAAAGGGTTTGAAATGCAGCTGTTGTAACAGTTTCCCATGGGTGGTCAAAGTCATGCTCCGAAGTCCAGATCTTCATGGTACTGGCGGCCAGCATAGTGTCTGGGCGGCACTAATGGCAATTTCTTACAATAAGACAGCAATGAAGTTTGCTGTATCAAATGACTCTGCCATTTATGAGCAATTTTTCTGTAGTACACAgtgctgtttgatagcattttactcaCAGTAGAACTTCTTGCAAACTTGGAGTCGGTTCTCTCAAGCCctgccactgctttatcaactacATTTACGTAATAGCGTTCTAAATCctttcaacaatcttcacagcatcCTCACCAGGAGTAGATTCTGTTTCAAGAAACCAATTTCTTTGCTTGTCCATAAGAAGTAATTCCTCGTTCGTTAAAAGTTTTGTCACGAAATTGCAGCAATTCAGTTATGTGTTCAGGCTCTACTTCTAGGGCTTCTGTGATTCCCACATCTGCAGTGACATCCTCCAGTGGAATCCTGAACCactcaaagtcatccatgagggttggaatcaaattcttccaaactcctgttaatgttGATGTTTTGACCCCTTCCCATGGATCACATGGCATCTAGGATGGTAAATCTTTTCCAGCAGGTTTTCAATTTtcagatccatcagaggaaaTCACTATCTGTGGCAGCTATAGCCTTATGAAAGgcgtttcttttcctcttttaaattttatcttggttgtgctgggtccttgttgccTAGTTGCAGTGTGCACGGGCTCCTCCTTCACTGAGGTGCACAGGCTCTCCACTGCAGtcacttctcttcttgtggagcacCGGCTCCAGGTACACCGGCTTCAGTAGTCGGAGCACACGGACTCAGTAATcatggcacgtgggcttagttgctccacagcttgtggaatcttcctggaccagggattgaacctgtgtcccctgcattggcaggtggattcttatcctctgtaccaccagagaagtccctgaaaggtaatttttaataagataagacttgaaagtcaaaattactCTTTGGTTCATAGGTGGGATGTTGTTTCAGCGGGAACGAAAACAACATCAATCTTGTACACACCTATCAGAAGTCTTGAGTGACTAGGTACATTGTCAAtaagcagtaatattttgaaaggaatttttttttctgagcaggtTTCAACAATATTCTTAAAGTGTTCAGTAAACCATGTCGTAAACAGATGTGCTATCATCCAAGCTTTATTGTTCCATTTACAAAgcacaggcagagtagatttagcGTCATTCTTAAGGGCCCTAGGATTTTTGTAAATGTAAATGAGCACTGGCTTTGGCTTAAGCTCACCAGCTGCAATAGCCCCTAACAAGAGTCAGCttgtcctttgaagctttgagGCCAGGCAATGACTTCTCTCTAGCTATGAACGTTCTAGATGGCATTTTCTTCCAAGATAAGGCTGTTTTATCTACAATGAAAATCAGTTGTTTAATGTAATCACTTTGAGTAATTATCTTGGTTAGctcttctggataacttgctgaaGCTTCTACAGCAGCACTTGCTACTTCTCCTTgcacttctttggagaaaggtctttTCTGAAACCTCGTAAACCAACCTCTGCTagtttcaaacttttcttctgcagcttgcTCACCTCTTTCAGCCTTCACATATCTGAAGAGAGGACCTTActctgggtttccctggcagctcagacggtaaagaatctgcctgcaatgcaggaaacccaagaattccatgggcaatggagccaggcaggctacagtctatggagtcccaaagaatcggacatgactgagctactgactgtgaaagtcgctgtcatgtccaactctttgcgatcccatggaccatacagtccatggaattcttcaggccagaatactggagtgggtagcctttcccttctccaggggatcttcccaacccagggatcaaacccacatctcccgcattgcaggaggattctttaccagctgagccacaagggaagcaactaacactttttttttttttttttttttcagggcctTACTCTAGATTAGGCTTTGGCGCAAAGGAATGCTATGGGTAGTTTGATGTTCTTTCCAGACCACTAACACTTTCTCTACATCAGCAGTAAGGCTGTTTCACTTTATCATTCATACAGTCATGGGATtaacacttttaatttccttcaagaactccTTTACATTCCCAACTTGGC from Capricornis sumatraensis isolate serow.1 chromosome 10, serow.2, whole genome shotgun sequence includes these protein-coding regions:
- the LOC138086894 gene encoding PRELI domain containing protein 3B-like; this translates as MGNCYNSCISNPLNLSVVGVDVLDRHIDPSGKLHSHRLLGTEWGLPSIVKNISLTNMVSIDGRLTYHILKTQKNYFDSRSHNYCEGVSLSHYLEGLMASMISSNANKGQEAMEWVIHKC